A genomic stretch from Caulobacter sp. FWC2 includes:
- a CDS encoding acetolactate synthase 3 large subunit translates to MTAHQTIESTAPADTSISSQEGRALTGAEIVVRGLVDQGVEVLFGYPGGAVLPIYDALFHEPRLQHILVRHEQGATHAAEGYARSSGKPGVVLVTSGPGATNAITGIMDALMDSIPMVVITGQVPTHLIGTDAFQEADTVGMTRSCTKHNYLVKDVRDLPQIIHEAFKIATTGRPGPVLIDIPKDVQFAKGEYFGPTEVKSSHAYAPRTKADASRIAEAVKLIAGARRPIFYTGGGVINAGPKASEALREFQALTGAPVTSTLMGLGAFPAADPAWLGMLGMHGTFEANNAMHDCDVMICVGARFDDRVTGRLDAFSPGSKKIHIDIDPSSINKNVRVELPIVGDAGSVLEDLIAAWKAANLQPNKVALTDWWTQIDQWRARDCLKYRTSDSVIKPQYAIQRLYELTKDKDVYITTEVGQHQMWAAQFFRFEEPNRWMTSGGLGTMGYGLPAALGVQLAHPNSLVVDIAGEASIQMCIQELSTAIQFDLPVKIFILNNEWMGMVRQWQQLLHGERYSHSYSDSLPDFVKLAEAYGAHGIRCSDPAELDGKILEMINSDKAVIFDCRVEKHENCLPMIPSGKAHNEMIMGEVEDIGNVIGEAGAGLV, encoded by the coding sequence ATGACCGCCCATCAAACCATCGAGAGCACTGCTCCCGCCGACACCTCGATCTCTTCTCAAGAAGGGCGCGCCCTGACCGGCGCCGAGATCGTGGTTCGCGGCCTCGTGGATCAAGGCGTCGAAGTGCTGTTCGGCTATCCTGGCGGCGCGGTCCTGCCGATCTATGACGCGCTGTTCCATGAGCCGCGCCTGCAGCACATCCTGGTCCGCCACGAGCAGGGCGCGACCCACGCGGCGGAAGGCTATGCGCGCAGCTCGGGCAAGCCCGGTGTCGTGCTGGTCACCTCGGGTCCGGGCGCGACCAACGCCATCACAGGCATCATGGACGCCCTGATGGACTCGATCCCGATGGTCGTCATCACCGGCCAGGTCCCCACCCACCTGATCGGCACCGACGCCTTCCAGGAAGCCGACACGGTCGGCATGACCCGCTCGTGCACCAAGCACAACTACCTGGTCAAAGACGTCCGCGACTTGCCGCAGATCATCCATGAGGCCTTCAAGATCGCCACCACCGGCCGTCCGGGTCCGGTGCTGATCGACATCCCCAAGGACGTCCAGTTCGCCAAGGGCGAATATTTCGGCCCGACCGAGGTCAAGTCCAGCCACGCCTACGCGCCGCGCACCAAGGCCGACGCCAGCCGCATCGCCGAGGCCGTGAAGCTGATCGCCGGCGCCCGTCGGCCGATCTTCTACACCGGCGGCGGCGTCATAAACGCCGGCCCCAAGGCCAGTGAAGCCCTGCGTGAATTCCAGGCCCTGACCGGGGCGCCGGTGACCTCGACCCTGATGGGCCTGGGCGCCTTCCCGGCCGCCGATCCGGCCTGGCTGGGCATGTTGGGCATGCACGGCACGTTCGAAGCCAACAACGCCATGCACGACTGCGATGTCATGATCTGCGTCGGCGCCCGCTTCGACGACCGGGTCACCGGGCGCCTGGACGCCTTCTCGCCGGGATCGAAGAAGATCCACATCGATATCGACCCATCGTCGATCAACAAGAACGTCCGCGTGGAGTTGCCGATCGTCGGCGACGCGGGCTCTGTGCTGGAAGACCTGATCGCCGCCTGGAAGGCCGCGAACCTGCAGCCGAACAAGGTCGCCCTGACCGACTGGTGGACCCAGATCGACCAATGGCGCGCCCGCGACTGCCTGAAGTACCGGACCTCGGACTCGGTCATCAAGCCACAGTACGCCATCCAGCGCCTGTACGAGCTGACCAAGGACAAGGACGTCTACATCACCACCGAGGTCGGCCAGCACCAGATGTGGGCCGCGCAGTTCTTCCGCTTCGAGGAGCCGAACCGCTGGATGACCTCCGGCGGCTTGGGCACCATGGGCTACGGCCTGCCCGCCGCCTTGGGCGTGCAGCTGGCCCACCCGAACAGCCTGGTCGTCGACATCGCCGGCGAGGCCTCGATCCAGATGTGTATCCAGGAGCTGTCGACCGCGATCCAGTTCGACCTGCCGGTCAAGATCTTCATCCTCAACAACGAGTGGATGGGCATGGTCCGCCAGTGGCAGCAGCTGCTGCATGGCGAGCGCTACAGCCACTCCTATTCGGACAGCCTGCCCGACTTCGTGAAGCTGGCCGAGGCCTATGGCGCCCACGGCATCCGCTGCTCGGACCCGGCCGAACTGGACGGCAAGATCCTGGAAATGATCAACAGCGACAAGGCGGTGATCTTCGACTGCCGCGTCGAGAAGCACGAGAATTGCCTGCCGATGATCCCCTCGGGCAAGGCCCACAACGAGATGATCATGGGCGAGGTCGAGGATATCGGAAACGTCATCGGCGAGGCCGGCGCGGGGCTGGTTTAA
- the ilvN gene encoding acetolactate synthase small subunit, giving the protein MTSNIQPAPASAYDLSPTGEPEQTATFALLVDNEPGVLHRVVGLFAARGYNIESLTVAETDRKAHTSRITVVTRGTRQVLDQIEAQLNKVVNVRRVHDVTRDPNGVERELALVKVRGSGADRVEALRVAEIFRAKPVDTTLESFVFEISGAPSKIDKFLDLMRPLGLVELSRTGVLSIERGVEGM; this is encoded by the coding sequence ATGACCAGCAACATCCAACCTGCCCCCGCCTCGGCCTACGACCTTAGCCCAACGGGCGAGCCCGAGCAGACCGCGACCTTCGCCCTGCTCGTCGACAACGAGCCTGGGGTGCTGCACCGCGTGGTCGGCCTGTTCGCCGCGCGCGGCTACAATATCGAGAGCCTCACGGTCGCCGAGACCGATCGCAAGGCTCACACCAGCCGCATCACCGTGGTGACCCGCGGCACGCGCCAAGTGCTGGACCAGATCGAGGCTCAGCTGAACAAGGTGGTCAACGTTCGCCGCGTGCACGACGTGACCCGCGACCCCAACGGCGTCGAGCGCGAACTGGCCCTGGTCAAGGTGCGCGGCTCAGGCGCGGACCGCGTAGAGGCCCTGCGCGTCGCCGAGATCTTCCGCGCCAAGCCTGTCGACACCACGCTGGAAAGCTTCGTGTTCGAGATCTCGGGCGCGCCGTCCAAGATCGACAAGTTCCTAGACCTGATGCGCCCCCTGGGCCTCGTGGAACTTTCCCGCACCGGCGTCCTTTCCATCGAGCGGGGCGTCGAAGGCATGTAG
- the serB gene encoding phosphoserine phosphatase SerB: MSELSTIPTVLTVVGADPDAYAQAVSRVEARLSSRREDLGPLAADFFFESGDLPALKSDLADLPVDYAIQPAENRRKRLLIADMDSTIINVECLDELADFAGVKAQVSEITERAMRGELAFEGALRERVGMLKGLGVEALQSCYDQRVRLNPGAEILVRTMAQHGARCALVSGGFTFFTSRVAQAAGFHLNRANTLIELDGVLTGQVGDPILGKEAKLAALNEEAAAMGVTPADALAVGDGANDLAMIEAAGLGVAYRAKPIVAAQADAKVDHTDLTALLYFQGYRTEEFHK, translated from the coding sequence ATGTCCGAACTCTCCACCATTCCGACCGTCCTCACCGTCGTGGGGGCCGACCCCGACGCATACGCACAAGCCGTGTCGCGCGTCGAAGCCAGGCTGTCCAGCCGTCGCGAGGACTTGGGGCCGCTGGCCGCCGACTTCTTCTTCGAAAGCGGCGACTTACCGGCGCTCAAGTCCGACCTGGCTGACCTGCCGGTCGACTACGCGATCCAGCCGGCCGAGAACCGCAGGAAGCGCCTTCTGATCGCCGACATGGACTCGACGATCATCAACGTCGAATGCCTGGACGAACTGGCCGACTTCGCCGGCGTCAAGGCGCAGGTCTCCGAGATCACCGAGCGCGCCATGCGCGGCGAGCTGGCCTTTGAGGGCGCTCTGCGCGAGCGGGTCGGCATGCTGAAGGGCCTGGGGGTCGAGGCGCTGCAGAGCTGCTACGACCAGCGGGTCCGGCTGAACCCCGGCGCCGAGATCCTGGTCCGCACCATGGCCCAGCACGGCGCGCGCTGCGCCCTGGTCTCGGGCGGCTTCACCTTCTTCACCAGCCGGGTGGCGCAGGCCGCGGGTTTCCATCTGAACCGCGCCAACACCCTGATCGAGCTGGATGGCGTCCTGACCGGCCAGGTGGGCGACCCGATCCTGGGCAAGGAAGCCAAGCTGGCCGCCCTCAACGAAGAGGCGGCGGCCATGGGCGTGACCCCGGCCGACGCCCTGGCCGTCGGCGACGGCGCCAACGACCTGGCGATGATCGAGGCCGCCGGCCTGGGCGTCGCCTACCGCGCCAAGCCGATCGTCGCCGCCCAGGCCGACGCCAAGGTCGACCATACGGACCTGACCGCCTTGCTCTACTTCCAGGGCTACAGGACCGAGGAGTTCCATAAGTGA
- the miaA gene encoding tRNA (adenosine(37)-N6)-dimethylallyltransferase MiaA yields the protein MVESSDIAPRIWLIAGPTASGKSAHALQLAEWTGAEIVNADSMQIYAGLRVLTAGPSPEERAKVPHHLFEVADAAVGWSVGRWLEAATKAIAEIEARGNPVIVVGGTGLYFRALTHGLADVPPVSETQREISGLLYAARGEEDFREILKPLDPEAEARIEVGDRQRLVRAHAVAIATGKSLTSWQTDTKPALKPGAWEGRVLDPPRAELYARCDARLSAMVEQGALDEVRAMETRGLDPSLPALKAVGYREFAAHLRGETTLEQALDAARQETRRYAKRQLTWFRNQTPDWERISVP from the coding sequence ATGGTGGAGAGTTCGGACATCGCGCCCCGCATCTGGCTGATCGCGGGGCCGACCGCAAGCGGCAAGTCAGCCCATGCGCTGCAATTGGCCGAGTGGACGGGCGCGGAGATCGTCAACGCCGACTCCATGCAGATCTATGCCGGCCTTCGCGTCCTGACCGCCGGCCCGTCGCCCGAAGAGCGCGCCAAGGTCCCGCATCACCTGTTCGAAGTGGCCGACGCCGCCGTCGGCTGGTCGGTCGGCCGCTGGCTGGAGGCGGCGACCAAGGCGATCGCCGAGATCGAGGCGCGCGGCAATCCAGTGATCGTGGTCGGCGGCACCGGCCTCTATTTCCGCGCCCTGACCCACGGCCTGGCCGACGTGCCGCCGGTGTCGGAGACCCAGCGCGAGATCTCCGGCCTGCTCTACGCCGCCCGGGGCGAGGAAGACTTCCGTGAGATCCTCAAACCCCTCGACCCCGAGGCGGAGGCGCGCATCGAGGTCGGCGACCGCCAGCGCCTGGTCCGCGCCCACGCCGTGGCCATCGCTACCGGAAAGTCGCTGACCTCGTGGCAGACCGACACCAAGCCGGCGCTCAAGCCGGGCGCGTGGGAGGGCCGCGTCCTCGACCCGCCCCGCGCCGAACTCTATGCCCGCTGCGACGCGCGCCTGTCGGCCATGGTCGAGCAAGGAGCCCTGGACGAGGTGCGGGCCATGGAGACGCGGGGCCTGGACCCGTCCCTCCCCGCCCTCAAGGCCGTCGGCTATCGCGAGTTCGCCGCCCATCTGCGAGGCGAAACCACGCTGGAACAGGCCCTCGACGCCGCTCGCCAGGAAACCCGCCGCTACGCCAAGCGTCAGCTGACCTGGTTCCGTAACCAGACGCCGGACTGGGAACGGATCAGCGTTCCTTGA
- a CDS encoding HAD family phosphatase, which translates to MSFPRRVEAVVFDMDGLLLDTEIVYRAAMIEAGVVFGVHFTGETYAAMVGKTTPECGVMLRDLYGEAFPVQAYFERVWADVEDLLAAETKLKAGVIEILDYLDDLGLPRGIATSNGMVAVEKYLGRFDLLQRFNAVVAHQDVTKHKPNPDPYLLAAQRLGVDPAHCLALEDSHPGVRAAHAAGMMTIMVPDILDPNEEMHDKCVHIADSLHHVLDLLRASVEEVAA; encoded by the coding sequence GTGAGCTTTCCCCGCCGCGTAGAGGCCGTCGTGTTCGACATGGACGGCCTGCTGCTGGACACCGAGATCGTCTACCGCGCCGCCATGATCGAGGCAGGCGTTGTCTTCGGCGTTCATTTCACCGGTGAGACCTATGCGGCGATGGTGGGCAAGACGACGCCTGAGTGCGGCGTCATGCTGCGCGACCTGTACGGCGAGGCGTTTCCTGTCCAGGCCTATTTCGAGCGGGTCTGGGCCGATGTCGAAGACCTGCTGGCGGCCGAAACCAAGCTGAAGGCCGGTGTCATCGAGATCCTCGACTATCTCGACGATCTGGGCTTGCCGCGCGGCATCGCAACTTCGAACGGCATGGTCGCGGTCGAGAAGTATCTGGGTCGCTTCGATCTGCTGCAACGCTTCAACGCGGTGGTCGCGCACCAGGACGTCACCAAGCACAAGCCGAACCCGGATCCCTATCTGCTGGCCGCGCAGCGACTCGGCGTCGATCCGGCTCACTGCCTGGCGCTGGAAGACAGTCACCCAGGCGTCCGCGCCGCCCACGCGGCCGGCATGATGACGATCATGGTGCCCGACATCCTCGATCCGAACGAGGAGATGCACGACAAGTGCGTGCACATCGCCGACAGCCTGCACCATGTGCTGGACCTGTTGAGGGCGTCGGTGGAAGAGGTCGCCGCCTAG
- a CDS encoding aquaporin, with the protein MSKIVAEFIGTFALVLFGCGAAVLGADHVGQLGIALAFGFAIIALAYGIGPVSGCHVNPAVSLAAFVAGRMSAKEMGLYWIAQFAGALAGAAVLACIAGGTAHGLGQNGWGPGYLGAYPLQAAFVFEVVMTALFVIVILGATGADAAPGFAGLGIGIALAVIHIVGIQVTGVSVNPARSFGPAVLVGGQALAQLWLFFVAPAIGAILGALLYRFKILKVG; encoded by the coding sequence ATGTCAAAAATTGTTGCCGAATTCATCGGGACCTTCGCTCTGGTTCTATTTGGCTGCGGCGCGGCTGTTCTGGGCGCTGATCATGTTGGCCAGTTGGGCATCGCCCTGGCCTTTGGTTTCGCCATTATCGCCCTAGCCTACGGGATCGGTCCCGTCTCGGGCTGCCACGTCAATCCGGCCGTCAGCCTGGCGGCGTTCGTCGCCGGCCGCATGAGCGCCAAGGAGATGGGGCTGTACTGGATCGCCCAGTTCGCCGGCGCCCTGGCCGGCGCTGCCGTGCTGGCCTGCATCGCTGGCGGCACCGCTCACGGCCTGGGTCAGAACGGCTGGGGTCCCGGCTATCTGGGCGCCTATCCGCTGCAGGCGGCTTTCGTGTTCGAGGTGGTGATGACCGCGCTATTCGTGATCGTCATCCTGGGCGCCACCGGGGCCGACGCCGCGCCGGGCTTCGCTGGACTCGGCATCGGCATCGCCCTGGCGGTGATCCACATCGTCGGCATCCAGGTGACCGGCGTCTCGGTCAATCCGGCCCGGAGCTTCGGTCCCGCCGTCCTGGTTGGCGGTCAGGCGCTGGCCCAGCTGTGGCTGTTCTTTGTGGCGCCGGCGATCGGCGCGATCCTCGGCGCGCTGCTCTACCGCTTCAAGATCCTCAAGGTCGGCTGA
- a CDS encoding CinA family protein encodes MSDLNVHAERVAALLTARGETIAIAESSAGGLISAALLAVPGASKFYIGGAVVYTARARLTLMDIPQKAMDGLRSASEHYAVMLARVARKNLKATWALSETGAAGPDGNRYGDAPGHCCFAVVGEEVSVSTTLETGSDQRAANMQAFAAAALEFLTQTLETLEA; translated from the coding sequence ATGTCCGATCTCAACGTCCACGCCGAACGCGTCGCCGCGCTTCTGACCGCCCGGGGCGAGACGATCGCCATCGCCGAGTCCTCGGCCGGCGGCCTGATATCTGCGGCGCTGCTGGCGGTGCCGGGGGCTTCGAAATTCTATATCGGCGGGGCCGTCGTCTACACCGCCCGCGCCCGTCTGACCCTGATGGACATCCCCCAGAAGGCCATGGACGGCCTGAGATCGGCCAGCGAACACTATGCGGTGATGCTGGCCCGCGTGGCCCGCAAGAACCTGAAGGCGACCTGGGCCCTGTCGGAAACCGGCGCGGCCGGTCCTGACGGCAACCGCTACGGCGACGCGCCGGGCCACTGCTGTTTCGCCGTGGTGGGCGAAGAGGTGTCTGTCAGCACGACGCTGGAAACCGGCAGCGACCAACGCGCCGCCAACATGCAGGCTTTCGCCGCCGCAGCGCTCGAGTTCCTGACCCAGACCCTGGAAACGCTGGAAGCCTAG
- a CDS encoding bifunctional diguanylate cyclase/phosphodiesterase, which yields MFQRLQTKLTVLYAGLFALALSVVAVAVYVAITSNAQRTVRQEMAGSGAVFDRVWALRTQRLHDGAELLSRDFGFRAAVATHDRPTVESAIANLRQRLGLDLAFTVGVDGEVVGLDPARLNLETLWSALDAEDGAQGVFTIDNKPYQLISAPILSPTLTGWIVFAARLDEPEMLALEKLSAIRLDAQVFDQRSGHWVSADRGPVDKPLAAFVGRAMHDKLLEPVLLRGGADSLVLVKPIKALDRGGGAALVLRYPMAQAMAPYRPLMAAVLIVGLLGATLVAAASWALSRGLAKPITALDIAARRLQRGEDVTVEVTTRDEIGRLAESFNLMAAEIREREAEMIRQALHDGETGLPNRRALERAIEKRLAAVGPGEQVIIAAIGFDRFTQVRAAIGYELATELVAKLGQRIFEIAPGVLVARMTTSIICVVSDSNNLDDLLKIVEEALPALEAPIELGGEPVDVHITQGLAATTLGELDAARLIERSLIALDQARAAHRKFMAFDAAAYGDPSANLSLMSEMLEAVRKGELYLNHQPKLDLRTGAITGVEALARWNHPTRGFIRPDLFVGMAEETGHIRALTDYVLAQAIEDQARLRAAGHDVLMSVNISGRLIDDHAFAQYAIAQVAAAGARLCFEITETAVIGNPDVALSVLDRLAEADIPVSIDDYGSGLSSLAYLKQIRADELKIDKAFVTSLEAGDKDALLVKSTIDLAHSLGMKVTAEGVETREGLAALQLMGCDLAQGYHVAKPMGLEKLIAFLGEWSIELPARDDARKTA from the coding sequence ATGTTCCAGCGCCTGCAGACCAAGCTGACCGTCCTCTACGCCGGGCTGTTCGCCCTGGCGCTGAGCGTCGTGGCGGTCGCGGTCTATGTGGCGATCACCAGCAACGCACAGCGCACCGTTCGCCAAGAAATGGCAGGGTCGGGCGCCGTGTTCGACCGCGTCTGGGCGCTGCGCACCCAGCGCCTGCACGACGGCGCCGAACTGCTGTCGCGCGACTTCGGCTTCCGCGCCGCCGTCGCCACCCATGACCGCCCGACCGTCGAGTCGGCCATCGCCAACCTGCGCCAGCGCCTGGGCCTGGACCTGGCCTTCACCGTCGGCGTCGACGGCGAGGTGGTCGGCCTGGATCCGGCCCGCCTGAATCTCGAGACTTTGTGGAGCGCGCTGGACGCCGAGGACGGCGCTCAGGGTGTCTTCACCATCGACAACAAGCCTTACCAATTGATCTCGGCCCCCATCCTGTCGCCGACCCTGACGGGCTGGATCGTCTTCGCCGCCAGGCTGGACGAGCCGGAAATGCTGGCCCTGGAGAAGCTGTCGGCCATCCGCCTGGACGCCCAGGTCTTCGATCAGCGCAGTGGCCACTGGGTTTCGGCGGACCGGGGGCCTGTCGACAAACCGCTGGCCGCCTTCGTCGGCCGGGCCATGCATGACAAGTTGCTTGAGCCGGTCCTCCTGCGCGGCGGCGCTGACAGCCTGGTGCTGGTCAAGCCGATCAAGGCCCTGGATCGCGGCGGCGGCGCGGCCCTGGTGCTGCGCTATCCGATGGCCCAGGCCATGGCCCCCTACCGTCCGCTGATGGCCGCCGTGCTCATCGTCGGCCTGCTCGGCGCGACCCTGGTCGCCGCCGCGAGCTGGGCCCTGTCGCGCGGCCTGGCCAAGCCGATCACCGCTCTGGACATCGCCGCCCGCCGCCTGCAGCGCGGCGAGGATGTCACCGTCGAGGTCACGACCCGCGACGAGATCGGCCGCCTGGCCGAGAGCTTCAACCTGATGGCCGCCGAGATCCGCGAGCGCGAAGCGGAGATGATCCGCCAGGCGTTGCACGACGGCGAGACCGGCCTGCCGAACCGCCGCGCCCTGGAGCGCGCCATCGAGAAGCGCCTGGCCGCCGTCGGTCCCGGCGAGCAAGTCATCATCGCCGCCATCGGCTTCGACCGCTTTACGCAGGTTCGCGCCGCCATCGGCTATGAACTGGCCACCGAGTTGGTCGCCAAGCTGGGCCAGCGGATCTTCGAGATCGCGCCCGGCGTGCTGGTGGCCCGCATGACCACCTCGATCATCTGCGTCGTGTCGGACAGCAACAACCTCGACGACCTCCTGAAGATCGTGGAAGAGGCCCTGCCAGCGCTGGAAGCCCCGATCGAGCTCGGCGGCGAACCGGTCGACGTACACATCACCCAGGGGCTGGCCGCCACGACCCTAGGCGAGCTGGACGCCGCCCGCCTGATAGAACGCTCCCTGATCGCCCTGGACCAGGCCCGCGCCGCGCACCGCAAGTTCATGGCCTTCGACGCCGCCGCGTATGGCGACCCCTCGGCCAACCTCTCGCTGATGAGCGAGATGCTGGAGGCGGTCCGCAAGGGCGAGCTCTATCTGAACCATCAGCCGAAGCTGGACCTGCGCACCGGCGCGATCACCGGTGTCGAGGCCCTGGCGCGCTGGAACCACCCGACCCGCGGCTTCATTCGACCGGACCTCTTCGTCGGGATGGCCGAGGAGACCGGCCACATCCGCGCCCTCACCGACTACGTCCTGGCCCAGGCCATCGAGGACCAGGCGCGCCTCCGCGCCGCCGGTCACGACGTGCTGATGTCGGTCAACATCTCGGGTCGCCTGATCGACGACCATGCGTTCGCCCAGTACGCCATCGCCCAGGTCGCCGCCGCCGGTGCGCGACTGTGCTTCGAGATCACCGAGACCGCCGTGATCGGCAATCCGGACGTCGCCCTCTCCGTGCTTGATCGCCTGGCCGAGGCCGACATCCCGGTGTCGATCGACGACTATGGCTCTGGCCTGTCGTCCCTGGCCTATCTCAAGCAGATCCGCGCCGACGAACTGAAGATCGACAAGGCTTTCGTCACGAGCCTGGAGGCCGGCGACAAGGACGCCCTGCTGGTCAAGTCCACCATCGACCTGGCTCACAGCCTCGGCATGAAGGTCACCGCCGAGGGCGTCGAGACCCGCGAAGGCCTGGCCGCCCTGCAACTGATGGGCTGCGATCTGGCGCAGGGCTATCACGTCGCCAAGCCGATGGGCCTGGAGAAGCTGATCGCGTTCCTCGGCGAATGGTCGATCGAGCTGCCGGCGCGGGACGACGCCCGCAAGACGGCCTAG
- a CDS encoding serine hydrolase, translating into MFGRREFLAGAAALGLVEKASASVLTGDAADRAVDAFLKVQPFQGVVLIGRTGKPIYSRTIGFADIEAKKPAALGTPYVIASISKWLTSTALLRLAEAGKIDLDAPITRYLPDYRADTGAKVTLRYLMTNTSGVPNGFSTWTKANPDPDLFKKTFTTAQAVKLWCSGDLAFEPGAKFDYVLTNWVIITAIIEAVTGKAYADAMTELVIGPLGLTRTTPADPADIAISYRTLEPLVRQSNERFPFFAASGGYVSTAGDLLKAAHAVLDSGFLPPAHKKELLAVGWPDQDYALGGRVKTLFADGMPRVFAWETGRAAGYRSVLGHRFDDQTTVVLLNNTSISQKAMDEFAYSLFGTV; encoded by the coding sequence GTGTTCGGACGGCGTGAATTTCTGGCCGGCGCCGCGGCGCTGGGGCTGGTCGAAAAGGCGAGCGCGAGCGTGCTGACGGGTGACGCGGCGGACCGGGCGGTCGACGCGTTCCTCAAGGTCCAGCCCTTTCAAGGCGTGGTGCTGATCGGCCGGACCGGTAAGCCGATCTACTCGCGGACCATCGGGTTCGCCGACATCGAGGCCAAGAAGCCGGCCGCTCTGGGCACGCCCTATGTCATCGCCTCGATCTCCAAATGGCTGACTTCGACGGCGCTGCTGCGCCTGGCCGAGGCGGGCAAGATCGATCTCGACGCGCCGATCACCCGATATCTGCCCGACTACCGGGCCGACACGGGCGCCAAGGTCACGCTGCGCTACCTGATGACCAATACCAGCGGCGTACCGAACGGCTTTTCGACCTGGACCAAGGCCAATCCGGATCCGGACCTGTTCAAGAAGACCTTTACGACCGCTCAGGCGGTGAAGCTATGGTGCTCGGGCGACCTAGCCTTCGAGCCGGGGGCCAAGTTCGACTACGTTCTGACCAACTGGGTGATCATCACCGCTATCATCGAGGCGGTGACGGGCAAGGCCTATGCCGACGCCATGACCGAGCTTGTGATCGGTCCGCTGGGCCTGACGCGCACCACGCCGGCCGACCCGGCTGACATCGCCATCTCGTACCGCACGCTGGAGCCGCTGGTCCGGCAATCCAATGAGCGCTTCCCATTCTTCGCGGCCAGCGGCGGCTATGTCAGCACCGCGGGCGACCTGCTGAAGGCCGCGCATGCGGTGCTCGACAGCGGGTTCCTGCCGCCAGCTCACAAGAAGGAACTGCTGGCGGTCGGCTGGCCGGATCAGGACTATGCGCTGGGCGGCCGGGTGAAGACCCTGTTCGCCGACGGCATGCCGCGCGTCTTCGCCTGGGAGACGGGCCGGGCGGCCGGCTACCGTTCTGTGCTGGGCCACCGCTTCGACGACCAGACCACCGTCGTGCTGCTGAACAATACCAGCATCAGCCAGAAGGCCATGGACGAGTTCGCCTACAGCCTGTTCGGAACGGTCTAG
- a CDS encoding methylamine utilization protein encodes MRYVALLLMAALWAGPALAGDFTVTVRGADGKPVPDAVVMIYPNGQPTKGPIKFAWPYRVAQQNIQFNPFVLVVPVGADVAFPNLDKVRHHVYSFSAGNKFEIKLYGHEENRTAKMNTAGVAAIGCNIHDQMVGFIRVVDTQYAGKTDATGAVTIQDVPAGAVVAKVWHPYLRGLKNETALQTKSVGAGPAREQVTIDLRAPAGH; translated from the coding sequence ATGAGATACGTCGCTCTGCTTCTGATGGCTGCGCTTTGGGCCGGACCGGCTCTGGCGGGTGATTTCACCGTCACGGTGCGCGGGGCCGACGGCAAGCCCGTGCCCGACGCCGTGGTCATGATCTATCCGAACGGCCAACCGACCAAGGGACCGATAAAGTTCGCCTGGCCCTATCGCGTGGCGCAGCAGAACATCCAGTTCAATCCGTTCGTGCTGGTGGTCCCGGTCGGGGCGGACGTGGCGTTCCCGAACCTCGATAAGGTCCGCCACCACGTCTACTCGTTCTCGGCGGGCAACAAGTTCGAGATCAAGCTGTACGGCCACGAAGAGAACCGCACCGCCAAGATGAACACGGCGGGCGTCGCGGCCATCGGCTGCAACATCCACGACCAGATGGTCGGCTTCATCCGCGTGGTCGACACTCAATACGCCGGCAAGACCGACGCCACCGGCGCGGTGACCATCCAGGACGTTCCTGCCGGCGCCGTGGTCGCCAAGGTCTGGCACCCCTATCTGCGCGGCCTGAAGAACGAGACCGCCTTGCAGACGAAGAGCGTTGGCGCGGGTCCCGCCCGTGAACAGGTCACGATCGACCTCCGCGCCCCGGCCGGGCACTAG